A genomic region of Thermodesulfobium narugense DSM 14796 contains the following coding sequences:
- a CDS encoding DNA-binding protein has protein sequence MEDWVTIINLKKRNPSMGTRKIAKILGVSRNTVKRALKSETYPSYERGKMVYKELESFHEFIKEAFVFKRQRVSAIISNLRSKGYNGSNIAVYRYINEHFKELKGYFYKNITSHMKHLLVNKCNMIGLNIL, from the coding sequence ATGGAAGATTGGGTAACAATAATTAATCTGAAGAAACGTAATCCAAGTATGGGAACAAGAAAGATTGCAAAGATTCTGGGAGTATCTCGCAATACTGTAAAAAGGGCTCTTAAGAGTGAAACCTATCCTTCCTATGAGCGGGGAAAGATGGTTTACAAGGAACTTGAATCATTTCATGAGTTTATCAAAGAGGCTTTTGTCTTTAAAAGACAACGAGTATCTGCAATCATATCTAACCTGAGATCTAAAGGCTACAATGGCTCTAACATAGCTGTTTACCGTTACATTAATGAACATTTCAAAGAGTTAAAAGGATATTTCTACAAAAACATAACGAGCCATATGAAACATCTCCTGGTGAACAAATGCAATATGATTGGTCTGAATATACTGTAA
- a CDS encoding Mu transposase domain-containing protein, whose product MQYDWSEYTVSFGLEKIKVYLHSLIFGYSRKKFLDVSLNITQGTIFTILQESFKEAGGICRRIQVDNAKQFVSNPSRNNFKWNEAFLNFCGYYGIEATRSRPYYPESKGKVEKPFDFIEHHFIKNNNFDSFEDFYFKLKRFQEEFNNLYHSTIKGVPNQFFERERELLISLPEKELFLSSFLESRKVTSDCLISYNGNRYSVPHYFSGKDAWVTTYKGIKLYIYSQTKKLIAEHTIPKNKGNIVINKSHYKNYNNMVEESSFDSLSHRFLEHFSMFNDKDLFLDRIKNKKGLNPKYHLRHILSLFGYYDTLSCISVMQECIKYDIFNYHFVKGELQKYSLKEDSLSLTIKTTQIPSKNVKRSLQEYAYAKD is encoded by the coding sequence ATGCAATATGATTGGTCTGAATATACTGTAAGTTTTGGTTTAGAAAAAATAAAGGTTTATTTACATTCATTGATATTTGGTTATAGCAGAAAAAAGTTTCTTGACGTGAGCCTTAATATTACTCAGGGTACAATATTCACTATTTTACAAGAATCTTTTAAGGAAGCTGGTGGTATATGTAGAAGGATACAGGTGGACAACGCTAAACAGTTTGTATCAAATCCAAGTCGTAACAATTTCAAGTGGAATGAAGCCTTTTTAAACTTTTGTGGATACTATGGCATAGAGGCTACCCGTTCAAGACCATATTATCCTGAAAGCAAAGGAAAGGTAGAAAAACCATTTGACTTTATTGAGCACCACTTTATCAAAAATAATAATTTTGATTCGTTTGAAGATTTTTATTTTAAGCTGAAGAGATTTCAAGAGGAATTTAATAATCTTTATCACAGCACTATTAAGGGAGTCCCTAATCAGTTCTTTGAAAGAGAGAGAGAACTCTTAATTTCTTTGCCTGAAAAAGAGCTATTTTTATCATCATTTCTTGAATCAAGAAAGGTAACTTCAGATTGTCTAATAAGCTACAATGGTAACAGATATTCTGTACCGCATTATTTTTCAGGTAAAGATGCTTGGGTTACAACCTATAAAGGAATAAAGCTTTATATATACTCACAGACTAAGAAATTAATAGCTGAGCATACAATACCAAAAAACAAAGGAAATATTGTAATAAACAAGAGCCATTACAAAAACTATAACAACATGGTAGAAGAGAGTTCCTTTGATAGTTTAAGTCACAGGTTTCTGGAGCACTTTTCTATGTTTAATGACAAAGATCTATTTCTAGATCGCATTAAAAACAAGAAAGGCTTAAATCCAAAATATCATTTAAGACATATTTTATCTCTTTTTGGATACTATGATACCTTATCCTGTATTTCAGTCATGCAGGAATGCATAAAATATGATATCTTTAACTACCATTTTGTTAAAGGTGAACTGCAAAAATATAGTCTTAAAGAAGATTCTTTATCCCTAACAATAAAAACAACTCAAATACCTTCTAAAAATGTAAAAAGGTCACTACAGGAGTATGCTTATGCAAAAGACTAA
- the istB gene encoding IS21-like element helper ATPase IstB produces MQKTNNLTEAITYYCKILSLPLIKDIFIKEAEDAAKSKISYQQFLYNVLKIQADSRVDNSVKAKLKKAKFPFIKTIEEYDFSFQPEVDEKLIRELCNLNFMDDAKNIIFVGPPGVGKTHLAVGIGVRAALQRKRVLFFTAEELMTELIRANISAKIAEYVELLSRIDLIIIDELGYLEVNKSASSLFFKLVSKRYEKKSIILTTNKPFEEWGEIFGDDVVASAILDRLLHHSYPFLITGKSYRMKELFKKIERDKKD; encoded by the coding sequence ATGCAAAAGACTAACAATCTTACAGAGGCAATAACGTATTACTGCAAAATATTATCTTTGCCTTTAATAAAGGATATATTCATAAAAGAAGCAGAAGATGCAGCAAAGAGCAAAATAAGCTATCAGCAGTTTTTGTACAACGTATTAAAAATTCAAGCGGATTCAAGGGTAGATAATTCTGTCAAGGCAAAGTTAAAAAAGGCAAAGTTCCCATTTATAAAGACTATAGAAGAGTATGACTTTAGTTTTCAGCCTGAAGTAGATGAAAAACTAATAAGAGAGCTGTGTAATCTAAATTTTATGGATGATGCAAAAAATATCATATTTGTAGGACCTCCAGGAGTAGGTAAAACACACCTTGCAGTAGGGATAGGAGTAAGGGCAGCTCTTCAGAGAAAGAGAGTATTATTCTTTACAGCAGAGGAATTGATGACAGAACTAATAAGAGCTAATATTAGCGCTAAGATAGCTGAGTATGTAGAATTACTGTCAAGAATAGACTTAATAATAATTGATGAGCTTGGCTACCTTGAAGTCAACAAGTCTGCTTCATCTCTGTTTTTTAAACTTGTGTCAAAGAGATATGAAAAGAAATCTATAATATTGACCACTAATAAGCCATTTGAAGAATGGGGTGAAATATTTGGAGATGATGTAGTAGCATCAGCAATATTAGACAGGTTGTTACATCACAGTTATCCCTTTTTGATAACTGGAAAGAGTTATAGAATGAAAGAACTCTTCAAAAAAATAGAAAGGGATAAAAAAGATTAA
- a CDS encoding DUF1887 family protein yields MGYKCLVLLIGTNPLPNYVVGSYLKDKYNKFIFIYSKEDEKINQSSTSEYAEKLKKHLYLNNNDCSLLPLSDISNPNSIKDDLKNKFPKGNIDEVHLNYTGGTKTMVAHVYNFLKEKFGDKFNASYLDARTYKLIYDNIEEDISLKDKVKIDINTLLSIHLYDKNVSFEIYDTYSYKSKFKNGFDEISQEIEKAVKDGKSEEFIKWLEDPFRKIFKGPDKILENKGKFKQHIDNLSKNNDLSPINKFNDNTPDFIWDILNAFPEDKRINDEQKLWIPDDSITNNKAFSERIKDTVEFLDGKWFEWYIYNEIRNELLNRGLKEEEHLGISLKAQKGNSPNFELDIFIINGYQLVGLSLTTSKRQRDCKLKGFEVIHRVRQIGGDESKAILITGLKKEYKDDSNRGTKKLQEDLSFVTGTAEDKIIVFGIDDWADIGDKICKEVFR; encoded by the coding sequence ATGGGATATAAATGTTTAGTATTACTTATAGGCACAAATCCATTGCCTAATTATGTTGTTGGGAGTTATTTAAAAGATAAGTATAATAAATTTATATTTATTTATTCAAAAGAAGACGAAAAGATTAATCAGAGCAGTACAAGTGAATATGCTGAAAAGTTAAAAAAACATTTATATTTAAATAATAATGATTGTTCCCTATTGCCTCTTTCTGATATATCTAATCCAAATAGTATAAAAGATGATTTAAAAAATAAATTTCCAAAGGGAAATATTGATGAAGTTCATTTGAATTATACTGGTGGTACAAAAACTATGGTTGCACATGTTTATAATTTTCTAAAAGAAAAGTTTGGTGATAAATTTAATGCCTCTTATTTAGATGCAAGAACTTATAAACTTATATATGATAATATCGAAGAAGATATAAGTCTAAAAGATAAAGTAAAAATAGACATAAATACACTTTTATCAATTCATTTATATGATAAAAATGTTAGCTTTGAAATTTATGATACATACAGTTATAAATCAAAATTCAAAAATGGTTTTGATGAAATATCACAGGAAATAGAAAAGGCTGTTAAAGATGGAAAAAGTGAAGAATTTATAAAATGGCTGGAGGATCCTTTTAGAAAAATTTTTAAAGGACCCGATAAAATTTTAGAAAATAAAGGCAAATTCAAGCAACACATTGATAATCTTTCCAAAAATAATGATTTATCACCTATAAATAAATTTAATGACAATACTCCTGATTTTATTTGGGATATTTTAAATGCATTTCCTGAAGATAAAAGAATAAATGATGAGCAAAAATTATGGATACCGGATGACAGTATAACAAATAATAAAGCATTTTCTGAGCGTATAAAAGATACTGTAGAATTTTTAGATGGAAAATGGTTTGAATGGTACATTTACAATGAAATAAGAAATGAATTATTGAATAGAGGATTAAAAGAAGAAGAACATTTAGGTATATCATTAAAAGCACAAAAAGGAAATTCGCCTAATTTTGAATTAGATATTTTCATAATAAATGGTTATCAGCTAGTAGGTTTGTCACTAACAACTTCAAAAAGACAAAGAGATTGCAAATTAAAAGGGTTTGAAGTAATTCATAGAGTAAGACAGATTGGCGGTGATGAAAGTAAAGCAATATTAATAACAGGACTAAAAAAAGAATATAAAGATGATAGTAATAGAGGCACTAAAAAATTGCAAGAAGATTTATCCTTTGTAACTGGAACAGCAGAGGATAAGATTATTGTTTTTGGTATAGATGATTGGGCAGATATTGGAGATAAAATTTGTAAGGAGGTATTTAGATGA
- a CDS encoding Cas10/Cmr2 second palm domain-containing protein: MTLSALLIDTVSIQEYIFSSNKLKENIGASFLVKKIYKDVLKEALKITFGRDIDINEWKNNPSCIKIIQANDKVEIGYIGGGNALVLFKGKDKTTEFIKNYTKLLLVKVPGLKTAFGIIHEFDLKDFKNSMKNLHENLKENKNKYFPNVTLPKYGFTLDCPRTNESAEPFKDDDGKFVSSVALAKLKFSDKAKDILNDKYTLTNDIEELGQQEGRDYIAVVHIDGNKMGERFSKCESLIEYRNLSIGVGNATEKTFKKMIEILIDKIEKSKTFDSKDGEFKLSTENGKTILPIRPIVLGGDDITFISDGRLGVWLAEIFIKEFATQTINNESLSACGGVCITKTKYPFYRAYKLAEDLIDRAKKESRKKEGSYIDFFISSSGWSGSLDDIFNKHLSTVNGNLHFGPYRVDSTNDEKAIDNLKNIIKEFKNIPKNKVMKLREMLFEDKDNAKIYVEELKDSGIKLPEITNRSYHLDIWIDGKTPYFDAIELIDFYPEGLL, encoded by the coding sequence ATGACATTAAGTGCACTATTGATTGATACTGTATCAATACAGGAATATATTTTTTCAAGTAATAAGTTAAAAGAAAATATCGGCGCATCATTTTTGGTTAAAAAAATATATAAAGATGTTCTAAAAGAAGCCTTAAAAATAACATTTGGCAGGGATATAGACATTAACGAATGGAAGAATAATCCTTCTTGTATCAAAATAATCCAAGCAAATGATAAAGTTGAGATAGGATATATAGGTGGAGGAAATGCTTTAGTTTTATTTAAAGGTAAAGATAAAACAACAGAATTTATAAAAAATTATACGAAGCTTCTTTTAGTTAAAGTACCAGGTTTAAAAACAGCTTTTGGGATAATACATGAATTTGATTTAAAAGACTTTAAAAATTCTATGAAAAATTTACACGAGAACCTAAAAGAAAATAAAAACAAATATTTTCCTAACGTTACACTACCTAAATATGGTTTTACACTTGATTGCCCAAGAACCAATGAAAGCGCAGAGCCCTTTAAAGATGATGATGGAAAGTTTGTATCATCAGTAGCTTTGGCTAAATTAAAGTTTTCAGACAAAGCAAAAGATATACTCAATGATAAATATACCTTAACAAACGACATTGAAGAATTAGGTCAACAAGAGGGCAGAGACTATATTGCAGTTGTGCATATTGATGGGAATAAAATGGGTGAGAGATTTTCAAAATGCGAAAGTCTTATAGAATATAGAAATTTGTCGATTGGTGTGGGGAATGCTACAGAAAAGACATTTAAAAAAATGATAGAGATTTTAATAGATAAAATTGAGAAAAGTAAAACTTTTGATTCCAAAGATGGAGAATTTAAATTAAGTACGGAAAATGGCAAAACCATATTGCCAATAAGACCAATTGTTTTAGGCGGAGATGATATAACTTTTATTTCAGATGGAAGATTGGGGGTTTGGTTAGCTGAAATATTTATTAAGGAATTTGCTACTCAAACTATAAACAATGAATCTTTATCTGCATGTGGAGGTGTATGCATAACAAAGACGAAATATCCTTTTTATAGAGCTTATAAATTAGCAGAAGATTTAATTGACAGAGCTAAAAAGGAATCGAGAAAAAAGGAAGGTTCTTATATTGACTTTTTTATCTCTTCATCTGGATGGAGCGGCAGCTTAGATGATATTTTTAATAAACATTTATCTACTGTAAATGGTAATCTTCATTTTGGACCTTATAGAGTAGATTCGACGAATGATGAAAAGGCAATAGATAATTTGAAGAATATTATTAAAGAATTCAAAAATATTCCCAAAAATAAAGTAATGAAACTAAGAGAAATGCTATTTGAAGATAAAGATAATGCGAAAATTTATGTGGAAGAATTAAAAGATAGTGGAATAAAATTGCCAGAGATAACAAACAGATCCTATCATTTAGACATATGGATAGATGGTAAAACACCATATTTTGATGCTATAGAGCTTATAGATTTTTATCCGGAGGGATTATTATGA
- a CDS encoding RAMP superfamily CRISPR-associated protein, protein MKVKIELLSYTLTGSGEGAGIIDSDVVLDGFGFPYIPSRRVKGVLKESAQEVCDILGVKYSIVESIFGEDGFTEGKLHIGNLYINNYKNIRKEIENLKNDKNKKYKTFINPSQIASYYTSIRQQTSIDEDREIAKEGSLRTFRVLKPDLEFEGELYEITPLSKKEKALLYLASINLKRIGTSRNRGFGEISCFIEDIKISSIDDAIKYLNSDNDKDIKEEIKSSDSEKFNANKKENIKKISYKITTLSPIVLAKEIGEQNTINTEKYIPSTTVRGLFASKFIKELNLSRTAHEDDGFHNIFLKGEIIFTPAYPLKNNKIYYPALYLHKEKGKDSNSVYNILEEVPENIKTKPVNKMVCYSADKIYYHDVPTTFYFHNARDREKGHSIGEEIFYYEAINEGEEFKGFIIGDEGYLEEIKRIFGDKFNSFIGRSKSAQYGLVNIEFGDLEDTDDLEDVEDEFIIVAISPIILYNEWGFSDISVKALENYLKKHFDCDIDVEKIIARTKYIENFIGVWRMKNTRELAYSAGSVFKIKIEGCNDLKEKLNHLSIYGFGEKTELGFGKVSVYFSLKKDYEIDYDDSDKNEEITPKFSKAILEDIVKKKAEEILKSKAFERAKDFHDKYRNKEIISNNLIGRLEGMLFETNKFDDWKTKKLKELDKKPAGETLKNLNLWDDLYKLDISDKYENRFYDNLSKAIQELDVQLDNFELSKTYWISFFRYLRLLNKQGEKKNER, encoded by the coding sequence ATGAAGGTTAAAATAGAATTATTATCATACACGCTAACAGGTTCTGGGGAAGGTGCAGGCATAATAGATAGCGATGTAGTATTAGATGGCTTTGGATTTCCATATATTCCTTCAAGACGTGTAAAAGGTGTATTAAAAGAAAGTGCTCAAGAAGTTTGTGATATATTAGGTGTAAAATATAGTATTGTAGAAAGCATATTTGGGGAAGATGGTTTTACAGAAGGAAAGCTGCATATAGGCAATTTATATATAAATAATTACAAAAATATAAGAAAAGAAATTGAAAACTTAAAAAATGATAAAAATAAAAAATATAAAACTTTTATAAATCCTTCTCAAATTGCATCTTATTATACATCCATAAGGCAGCAAACTTCTATAGATGAAGATAGAGAAATTGCTAAAGAAGGCTCACTTAGGACATTTAGGGTTTTAAAGCCTGATTTAGAATTTGAAGGTGAACTTTATGAAATAACTCCTTTGAGCAAAAAAGAAAAAGCTCTATTGTATTTGGCTTCAATTAATTTAAAAAGAATTGGTACATCAAGAAATCGCGGATTTGGTGAAATAAGTTGCTTTATTGAAGATATTAAAATTAGCAGTATTGATGATGCTATTAAATATTTAAATAGTGATAATGATAAAGACATCAAAGAAGAAATTAAATCTTCTGATTCAGAAAAATTTAATGCTAATAAAAAAGAAAATATAAAAAAAATATCTTACAAGATAACTACATTATCTCCGATTGTATTAGCAAAAGAGATAGGCGAGCAAAATACAATTAATACGGAAAAATATATACCATCTACAACAGTTAGAGGTTTGTTTGCAAGTAAATTTATTAAAGAACTTAACTTGAGTAGGACTGCCCATGAGGATGATGGTTTTCATAACATATTCTTAAAAGGCGAGATTATATTTACTCCTGCATATCCACTTAAAAATAATAAAATTTATTATCCAGCTTTATATTTGCATAAAGAAAAAGGAAAAGATTCTAATTCAGTATACAATATTTTAGAAGAAGTTCCTGAAAACATAAAGACAAAGCCAGTGAATAAAATGGTTTGTTATAGTGCTGATAAAATTTATTATCATGACGTCCCAACAACATTTTATTTCCATAATGCAAGAGACAGAGAAAAAGGACATAGTATAGGAGAAGAAATCTTTTATTATGAGGCAATAAACGAAGGAGAAGAATTCAAGGGGTTTATTATAGGGGATGAAGGCTATCTTGAAGAAATAAAAAGAATATTTGGCGATAAATTTAACTCTTTTATTGGTAGATCAAAAAGTGCACAATATGGCTTAGTAAATATAGAATTTGGTGATTTAGAAGACACAGACGATTTAGAAGATGTGGAAGATGAGTTTATTATAGTAGCAATTTCTCCTATTATTTTATATAACGAATGGGGTTTTTCTGATATATCTGTAAAAGCATTAGAAAATTATCTAAAAAAACATTTTGATTGTGATATTGATGTAGAAAAAATTATTGCAAGAACTAAATATATTGAAAACTTCATAGGTGTTTGGAGAATGAAAAATACACGTGAATTAGCTTATTCAGCAGGTTCAGTATTTAAAATAAAAATTGAGGGTTGTAATGATTTAAAAGAAAAATTGAATCATCTTTCAATATATGGTTTTGGTGAAAAAACAGAATTAGGATTTGGCAAAGTTAGTGTATATTTCTCTTTGAAAAAAGATTATGAAATTGACTATGATGATAGCGATAAAAACGAAGAAATAACTCCCAAATTCTCAAAAGCTATTTTAGAAGATATAGTAAAGAAAAAAGCAGAGGAAATTTTAAAATCTAAAGCTTTTGAAAGAGCAAAGGATTTCCATGATAAATATAGGAACAAAGAAATTATTTCTAATAATCTGATAGGACGGCTTGAAGGGATGCTGTTTGAAACTAATAAATTTGATGACTGGAAAACAAAAAAATTAAAAGAACTGGATAAAAAGCCTGCTGGTGAAACCTTAAAAAATTTAAATCTATGGGATGATTTATATAAATTAGATATTTCTGATAAATATGAAAACAGGTTTTATGATAATTTATCAAAAGCTATTCAAGAGTTAGATGTGCAGTTGGATAATTTTGAGTTATCAAAAACATACTGGATTAGCTTTTTTAGATACTTGAGATTATTAAATAAGCAGGGGGAGAAGAAAAATGAGCGATAA
- a CDS encoding RAMP superfamily CRISPR-associated protein: MSDNAKLINTIIIKGILENTSPFVIGTGKGDIIDIEIIKDEIGNPYIPATSFVGALRHHISKNFKEEDKKIWEYFWGSKNANNSEAVQSHIIVSDAKIKNGKDKSYIAVRDGVAIDEKRGIAKDKAKYDYEIVNKDLKFEFKAEIKIRKNFKDKEVEILKILKTILTELGAGKVQFGAFTTKGFGRFKLKNLQILKFDFPDDGVNYLKYLQHGDLQKDKLDLSKIDSLPLKDNNDCIITADFSIKSSLIISSYTTDPKDPDKVHIKYDDKNVLTGTSLKGAIRSRVFKIVNTLCKNNQEENNDLRKLFGWADTENKEKTKYKSRIIIDESIVEDVIEKEQTRIKIDRFTGGVMSGALFQSKPLWHNDENVQLKIKIKDTKDWEIGLLLLVLKDLWNEDLPIGGEKNIGRGVLKGKKIEIVYKGQKYIIEKSTNDDEADKIAINDTNKQVLEGFVKKFLERVRDWDVR, translated from the coding sequence ATGAGCGATAATGCCAAACTTATAAATACTATAATCATAAAAGGTATTTTAGAAAACACTTCACCTTTTGTAATAGGTACAGGTAAAGGAGATATTATTGATATAGAAATAATAAAAGATGAGATTGGTAACCCTTATATTCCTGCAACTTCTTTTGTAGGAGCACTAAGACATCACATTTCAAAAAATTTTAAAGAAGAAGATAAAAAAATATGGGAGTATTTTTGGGGTTCTAAAAATGCAAATAACAGTGAGGCTGTTCAAAGTCATATTATTGTCAGCGATGCAAAGATTAAAAATGGAAAAGATAAAAGCTATATTGCTGTAAGAGATGGAGTAGCAATAGATGAAAAAAGAGGAATTGCAAAAGATAAAGCAAAATATGATTATGAAATAGTTAATAAAGATTTAAAATTTGAATTTAAGGCTGAAATTAAAATAAGAAAAAATTTTAAAGATAAGGAAGTTGAGATTCTAAAAATATTAAAAACTATACTTACTGAGTTGGGAGCCGGTAAGGTTCAGTTTGGTGCATTTACTACTAAAGGATTTGGAAGGTTTAAGTTAAAAAATCTTCAGATATTAAAATTTGATTTTCCCGATGATGGAGTAAATTATTTGAAATACTTACAGCACGGGGATTTACAAAAAGATAAATTAGATTTAAGTAAAATAGATTCGCTTCCTTTAAAAGATAATAATGATTGCATTATTACTGCAGATTTTTCAATAAAGAGCTCACTTATTATAAGTTCATATACAACGGACCCCAAAGATCCGGATAAAGTACACATAAAATATGATGACAAAAATGTTTTAACTGGGACTTCACTAAAAGGCGCGATAAGGTCGAGAGTTTTTAAGATTGTGAACACATTATGTAAGAATAATCAAGAAGAAAATAATGATTTAAGAAAATTATTCGGTTGGGCTGATACAGAAAATAAAGAAAAGACTAAATATAAAAGCAGAATAATTATCGACGAGAGTATAGTTGAGGATGTGATTGAAAAAGAACAGACAAGAATAAAGATTGACAGGTTTACTGGGGGAGTAATGTCTGGAGCTTTATTTCAATCTAAACCTCTTTGGCATAACGATGAAAATGTACAATTAAAAATAAAAATTAAAGATACAAAAGACTGGGAAATTGGACTTTTACTTTTGGTATTAAAAGACTTATGGAACGAAGATTTGCCAATTGGAGGAGAAAAAAACATAGGCAGAGGAGTTTTAAAAGGTAAAAAGATAGAAATTGTGTATAAAGGACAAAAATATATTATTGAAAAGTCTACAAATGATGACGAGGCAGATAAGATAGCAATTAATGATACAAATAAACAAGTATTAGAAGGTTTTGTTAAAAAATTCTTAGAAAGAGTGAGGGATTGGGATGTTAGATGA
- the csx19 gene encoding type III-D CRISPR-associated protein Csx19, protein MLDDIYKIEVTFSKVEAKDMDNEFIEKIEKIQNGYVVCWLDYAVLFGTVQNGEIKFYNNESPNFNRYLQKLRAFNEKKEIYIWRSGDKFRFRYREDEDSSGGDIKIEYIDAEQIMSGSEFKVKGEFIEVSEKRGIRYIISKEFIGNKSIEELNNKRLVLHTRNYIGYNEIGQAGFVDSRFLKISVI, encoded by the coding sequence ATGTTAGATGATATATATAAAATTGAAGTAACATTCTCAAAAGTTGAAGCAAAAGATATGGATAATGAATTTATCGAAAAAATAGAAAAAATACAAAATGGTTATGTTGTATGCTGGCTTGATTACGCTGTTTTGTTTGGAACAGTACAAAATGGTGAAATCAAATTTTACAATAATGAATCACCTAATTTTAATAGATATCTTCAAAAATTACGAGCCTTTAATGAAAAAAAAGAAATATATATTTGGAGGTCTGGGGATAAATTTAGATTTAGATATAGAGAAGATGAAGATAGTAGTGGAGGGGATATAAAAATAGAATATATTGATGCAGAACAGATAATGTCTGGATCTGAATTTAAAGTTAAAGGTGAATTTATTGAAGTTTCTGAAAAAAGAGGAATTAGATATATAATTTCAAAGGAATTTATAGGTAATAAGTCAATAGAAGAACTAAATAATAAAAGATTAGTTTTACACACAAGAAATTACATAGGCTACAATGAAATCGGACAGGCTGGTTTTGTTGACAGTAGATTTTTAAAAATATCAGTTATTTAA